One Drosophila willistoni isolate 14030-0811.24 chromosome XL unlocalized genomic scaffold, UCI_dwil_1.1 Seg142, whole genome shotgun sequence genomic window, GATAGCTCATCTTAATAGAAAAGTACACGCAATTTGTGTCCCCCTCCCCCCATCCACCTCCACCCACAACAGTTCCGCACAAAAGTCAAGTCAGGTCATTAGAAAAATGACAGTAATAACGATAATTATGAATTTTATCCGATTAACAAGCGGTGACAGAGCGGGGCGAGTAGAGGAGAGGAGTGGGAGCTAATAGGTGCGTAAGTCAAAAAGTTGTGCGaacatattcaaatatttagtGCAATGCGTGCCATTGAACAATTAATTCTTATCTAGTTTGGGGGGAGTCGTCATACTGATGCAACAGTCCTTGCACCTTTCTCCTCATCCATTTgccgcccacacacacacacatttctcACATGTCATCATATTCTccctctctgtgtgtgtgtgtgtgtgtgaggcaaTTGCGTGTCAAATGCGCTCAATTTTGTTATGACAATGCAAAGTAATTAGAGGCCACGCATAGGCCAGAAGTTTAGCTCTGATGATGACCCGACCCGACCCGACCCGAACCGACTCAACTCGACCTGACCCTTAATATATTGTATGAGCCTCTAGTCAGTCCTAGCCCTAAGCTGGGTGTGTTCATCACTTGATAAATACTTATTTTGTATATGGGTGGTTCTGCTCATCATGATTCGGGGCTGGTGTGAATGACAGTGGGCCAGCAGTAACAGTGTCATTtgcatatggacaataatgaCATGATAATGTCAtctagaaaacattttcaaatgtAACCGCACAAACCCTTATATGCCATCATAACTTACGAAGAAACtgaataattataatttcaaattcaatcGAATTAGCTACCCTATttacaattaaattcaatttgctgGCAGCCCTGGCGAATGAAATGTGCAACTCACGGATCACCTAAAGAAGGAAAAGTCGACGTAGTTTTCTCTTGAGTTGAAACCAAGGTGAATAGTGGAATCTATATACGACATACACAGAATCTTTCAGACTCCCACGAAACACTTAAAAAAAGACGTCGTGGTTCGTGTTTTATTTAGAAAGCTCAAACTTATCTttataatgaagtaagtaagtcgtctcgccgacttgggtataccatacaccaggtgaaacaaatatttaaaatttcgaaaaccaaatgtatgtctattaaattgttttaacatgcctcataccatatgctatctcgctcactctacaaacacacgagcactctagcgccgccactagccaacgaccaattctgcccttatgtatcgcgtagcaaaatacgttcatacgtatattttgtatgtttctagtccgattttaatcaaatttggtagtttgatagaaatagataagatttattagtctgccaaatttgatcgcgatggtcaaaaaattgcaagagccaatcggttttttctaaattatggaggcggaaaagggcgtggcaacatattaaaatatatgtattctgcacgcatactaagccaatatacatactaaatttggtgactttagctttgttagttttcgagaaaatcagttttgtttaattttcgggggcggaaatgggcgtggcataatttttaaatagtcaatatctgcgcgtctattaggctaacttacataccaaatttaatgtcggtagctttcatagtttttaagaaaatcagagttatgtaaataccgggggcggaagggggcgtggcaaaaagttggaacaattattttctgcgcgctaactaaacgagtatataaaccaaatttgatgtatctatctgccatactttttaagaaaaacagttttatgtaaattccaggggcggaagggggcgtggcaaaaatttgaaacaaactcgataagcgtacatactacacgagactacataccaaatttggtggctctagctcttatagtctccgagatctaggtgttcatacggacggacggacggacggacggacagacgaacatggctagatcgactcggtttttgatcaagaatatatatactttgtggggtcggagatgcttccttctgcctgttacatacattttggcgactttaatataccatttcaccctatgggtgtatggtataattagcatgtaatttcatttttaaactAACTAGATTAGAGTAAACTAACTCACGttttacaaataaatatgCGGTACGTTTTGTAAGCAATAAATccctatatatatttagagtAAGATCTTAAAGTCAAAGTCAATCAGTGCAAAGTTTTCTATCGAAAATGTCATCGTATTCgaaatattgtttattatttctGTTGTTGGCTTTGCTTCATCGAAATGTAATCTCCTATGGGGTAAGTATATCAAGAAAATGCTGtagtttaaattattaatattcaATAATCACCCTCTCCATTAGTTTTGCAACACTAGACTAATATTTGAAGAGTCCTGTAAACCACCTTTCGGTATATGGTGCAAATTTCCAGTGCAAGTAAGTCAAAAATTTGTCAAtgaaaactaaattcaaaatCTAATCAACTATTTTGTTTACAGATTGCCCAGTTATATGGTAACGATATATACAAAAGCCCATATTGTGAAGTTGAATCTGTGCGGGAGTATTGCAAATATTGTGAATTACTTGCCGGCCAAAAAAGTCTTGATGCCGATTCATCAGACTCTTCTTGTGATGACTATTGGAAATAAACATCCAATTCATAAGCAATGATTTGAGTCATATTTATCCGAAAAAAAATGTGtaattatatgtatttatgtgaAAAAACtaatatatctatgtatgtccTTGATTTACCTTTCCAAGGAGAAGGCTTGTTTAATATGTCTTTTGATGGCTCTGCAGAGTAGCAATTTTCATGTGTTTTTACACAGAGTAAATGAATCTAACATGTTCATAAATAAACTTACTTTACTTCAAAAGTAAGATTTGAAATCCAGGACATTCAGACCTTGGTAGACGATCACATTAATTAAAAAGAGGTTCAAACTTAAACGCCAAAATAAACACAGTTCAAACTACGCGCCAAAACATGATTGAAGCAGACGGCGGATCACATTGCTAACACCCTGAAAAAAAGCAACGAAAATTTGGCAGTGGATGTCAGCTTTAATGACATCAAATCTGATGGTGGCTTAGTAATTCTTTTCGCCCTGCAAACCAAATCGAAACTGACCTATTTGAACTTGGATGGAAATTGTTTTGGTCGCGAAGGTCGAGATCTAATAATTGATCAGATGGCCCAGAGTGTCAATCCTTCAGCGTTGCAAACTCTCGATGAAGACTGCTCCGAGGCGGAAAAAGATGGCGACAAGGAGGCTGACGAAGATGATCTCACTAAAAATGCCTTTTACGCCAAGCTGCGCACTGACTCGTTTACTTTAAAGGATAAGAAGAAATTTGCCACCTAAGTGAAACACATGACTTCTACCCCAGAGTCGAAGTAAACTGATAATTAAGCAATTAATCAATAAGTAATTATTTATTCGAATCGAATCGATGGATGCTCTGAATAgtcttatttatttaaaaattgactGTGCTTGGAATACTTAGAATATTTTGAGTATTCAAAGAATACCTTTTCTCCAAATTAAGTACTCCTCATTATTCGATTTAGTTAGGCATGTATAAATGAGTTGGTTCACTATATCAGGACTTGTATACAGACGTATTCAATTGATTCATTATGAGACTGAAAAGTACCTGAAAAACTTCTGTCTGCTTGTTACAAACATTTTGGAGATTTTCATATTCCATTTCATTCTCTAAGTGCAATGTTTAAAAATTCTCGTGACTTTtaactttttccttttccATTCGTAGTCTACGAAACTATTTCAAATTAACATTTACGATGTTTTCCTAGATAATATCGATCACGCTTTAAATGATTAATATTGATTGCATAATTTTTAACTGATATTTCCTTATATATAACATAAGTCACTTTCATATAGAATTAGTTTCAAGTCGACTAAACAAAATGACATTGTGTCTAAAATGGTTTCTGCTAATATCTCTGATGACTTTGCTTCATCAAGATGTAAACAGTGCAGTAAGTTAACTAAAATATTATTTGACTAActagaaattataaaaaattctttttttctcaGAAGTGCAGTCCTAGGGCTATACTCGATGTGATGGGTTATTGCGAGGGCGATTTATACTACTCCTTCTGTCCGTACTCTAAAAAGGTGAGCGAGGCCAGTTAATTGTTTTGACCTATGCAAACGTTTATTTCAATTGGTAGACTTTAATTGACATGGGGCCGATGATAGCGCGCAATGCAATTTGCCTCCATGCTGAAGACATTGTGAAGGACCTGTGTAATATTTGTGAAGAGGCTATAGTCGAGCCGAAGATACCAGAGGAAGGACCTGCAAATGCAACATCAACTAGAAAAATCACTTATCGCACTATGTAATAAGGAGCAAACATAAATATATCAGCATCAATAGGCAAACAAATTAGTTTACTCCATTCATTTCGAGTTTTCTGGTACAGTGAGAGCAATAAGTCCCTCAATAGAAGTTGCTTGGAGCTATAGAGTGAAAGTAAAAGGCAAAGGGATATTTGACAACCTGAATGATCTTTTCAGTTGAAACTTAATTACTTCACTTTTATGAGTTTGAGAGTTTCTTAGTAGATTtacttaaaaacaaattcagtGGCAAAGCTTCTAATAATACTTGAAAACTCAAAACATATGACATTTTTAATCTTAAATATTCATTTACAATACAATTTTCACTCGTCAcgtttcaaaaataaaacgcaCGATTTGTAAgcaatatttctatatataacCTAAGCCTCATCCATATGCATATTACTTTGAAGTGAATTAAGCTAAAATGACATTGTCTTTAAAATGGTCTTTACTAATATCTCTTATGGCATTACTTTGCCAAGAGGTATACAGTGAGGTTACTTGCGACCCTAAGGTTATACTGAAAGCGATCGGATATTGCACAAATAGTGGATATTTATCCAAATGCTCATATGTAAAAACGGTAAGTGAGAGATTTAATGataaatgttaaacaaaaatattcctGAAATGTTGTTTTTCAATCTCTAGGGTATAGAGGAGCTGGGTCCTTTGATAGCACTTACTATATTTTGCGAATATCCAAcgaaaattgttttgaatCATTGTAGGATGTGTAAAGACAAGTTAATGCAGCTGCATTCGGAATTGCAAAATAGTAGTCGCAATAGAACTACTTGAAACACACATTTTACAAATCTTTTACGGTGGAGGTGTGCTTATAAGTATCAAAGAGCAAATTACTCaattttcacattttattttgcatttacTGCAATTTGGTTGTACAGTCCCAGCAAGAGCGACTAACTAATTAAAACCACTTGGAAAATGCAATGCTTTCTCAACTGTAAAGTTAGCCGTGGGCGTGTGAAGAGCCGGAGACATATGCAAAAACttgaaacaaaattaaaaagcaaATAATTTTCATAGCACATGgggaaacacacacacacacactcgtgTAGACGCATacataggtatgtatgtatatgaattcCAAATAATATTCCAACACCTGCAAAAAACCGTTCTGAGTGCAGGCACCTGCATAAGAGTGCAAAGGCTGATGAGGGGGGAGGGGTTAGGAGGAGTGCAATTGGTAGGTGGGTTGTGTGTAAAAGGGCTTTTTCTTGAAAAATCGCTCCACTggaattaattaatttgccGTTGACGCTGCgtatggcaaaaaaaaaaaaaatcaaaaagatatatacatacatatatgtatgtataagtatgcaaagtacatacaaacatgtacatatgtatgtattcacATTGAAAAGGTTTcctctgctttttttttctagaaaaaataaatagacGAATTGTCATTTCTCTATCTGGCATCTATTTCCTACAAGGTTCCAAGTGTTCTCAACGTTTGTTATACATTCTTCAAAATGCTTTGCTTTTGCCTAAGTATAGACGACAATTTCAACTAATCGTTGTGTTTAGATCGTTTATCTATGGAAACCTGTTACAGACTACAGCAATCTCATGTAATCCCAAGTCTTTAGGTGCGTTAGAGTAGTGGCACTTGCTGCTCATTTTATGCCTCGCGAGCCACAAAAGTGCAGGCGACGCTTCCCGGTGGAGAGTGAAGCAATGTGAAATATCGCAAAAGAATCAAAGTTACCATCGAAAAGGGTTTTCTTTTGAATTTCGAAAAATCCTCAACTTTGCAAATTTCAAAACCTTTTTGGGCCATTTTAAAAAACTATCTATCGATTTGTGTTTTGGATGAaaaagcaaaacttgatgCGTATGAGTTTTCGGTACTTCTTCTTCCACAAATGATGTAAGTTGTAGCATACTTCCAGGCGTCTAGATAAAATTGCTTGCTTTTGTCATGCCTACTTAGAAATACAAATGTATTTTCCAACATTCTGACTGACTAGAAACTTTTTGAAGAGATCAAACAAGATCGAAACCAAAACCCTTTGCTTCAAATGTACACGTATAcgttatttaaattttaattttggataACAATCAAAGGTcgttttgaatttgaatgcaaaaattattatatacatatattttattttacaattatttagTTCTTTTTTTAGGTTGTTTTTTAGTTCATTTCATGCGTAGTGAACCGTTAaggcaaacaaattaaagGCCTTAATGATGCATGAAATGGTTAAGGTTTCCGTGTATAAAAAGGGTGAGTTCCAACCATTTGCAATCGTATAGAAAAAATACGCGTATTCAGTGCACGGACATGGCATATTCAGTTTCCGTAAACGTTCTGCCATTTGTGGTCATCGTATTGATTCTTTGTCTAGGCCAAATGGTCCTGGCAGCTCCATCTATGGAGGATTTATCCCAATTTGGTGAACTGGAACGTACCCTTAAGGAGCTAACCACTTCCATATTGGCCATGACCGGAGTTGGAGCAGCAGATACTGCCGGTAAGAGATCAGAGAGAATGAATTGATAAATGATTactaacacaaacacaaacaggTGAAGGCACTGTCAGCGATATTCTGCCCAGTGATTCATCCAGTACTTGGCCAGATATGAATGATTTCCAAATATAATATTCGATCCAGTGAGGGAGCCTCAGCCTGTTCCTACTAAACGCTGTTTAGCAGTGCTGTCAGTGTCCATCTAAAgtatttctaatttttttttccttttttttttgtgtatttatcAATAAACCCTAAAGATGTTTCATCAACAATCATAACTGTGTTTGTACAATAGTTCTTGAAATTTTTAGGGCACAATTTCTTGTATGAATAAATCGGTTGTAATCAACATCTGGCAAATTACAAATGACACGTTCGGTTCACACTCTTTCGTTTGCAAAGTGTTGCTCATGAGCATGCTGGATTGAGGGGGACGAAGGGGATCCCAGTGGGTAGTGAGGGTGGCGTCGGCGGCCTACATAACAAAATCTACAACATAAATCTATTCAAATTGCCCACTAAATCTAATCAAGTTAATTTACGCATACGAAACTTTCgcaccccaaaaaacaaagtgAAACACTGAAACACAGAAAACCAAATCAAATATAGCTAAAACTTGGTACTAGCCGGAAAGGCAAAGCGTAGTATGCCTTAAGTGCCGTACTGACTAGTCGAGACCGAGTCGAAACTCGTCCGGGGGTCTGTCAATTTACGTTTACAATTGGAAGTGTCGTAGTTTTGCTTAGATTCTCTCTCAAGTAGGTGAAAACAGCTGAGACCAACAACCATCAGCTGTTGTTGCCTGCTGCCGCTGCATTTGCTACAAAAAATGTAGGTACCATTAATAATAATCGCAATcgggtgtgagtgtgtgtgtgtgtggcaactacacaaatttaaatcaaagtGTAATGGGCAGAGAGACCGACAGATCGACAGACTGGTCAGACATTTTGTGTAGTGTGATCGCAACCCGAAGACCGAAACAAACcgaaaaacacacaaaaaaaactgaaatgtTTCTGTCAGTTCGCCATGTAGATTATCTGTTAGTTACTTTTCATGCGTGCCACTGAGCAGAGCTTACGCGGATAACACGGATAAAAATAGAGTAACCCGATCTTGGTTTTGGTCTTCAATTTCGTTGGTCTCCCTATCGATTCAACAAAATGCATGTGGAGGAGTTGCGTGCCAGTTTACAAAGTTTCGGCTGGCCCGATTACTTGGTCTTCTGCCTAATGTTGGCCATTTGTGCCGTAATTGGCATTTACTTTTGCCTACAACTGCGCCGCGAGACAAGGACAAAGCGAAAGTCAGTTTCCAGCAGTGCAGAGGAGGCAGCTGATAGTGCTGCATCCTATCTGGTGGGTGGCAGGCAAATGAAAATCTTTCCCATTACCATGTCGCTGATAGCAAGGTGAGTTAGTGATGAttgatcgatcgatcgatcaaTTTCTTCTTCCATACAAACagtggaagaagaagaagaagcgaGCTTTTTGGGTAAATTTCCGTTTCCTGAAATAAACATTACGTTTAGTTTCtttgtgaatttttttttgtgctcaGATTCTACTTATAGCTAGTTTACTCAAAGAGTCAAGTATTTTTAGAGATCGTAGTGCCGAATTTCCCTTGTCTTATCAACGCATCAAATCAAAATGTTTCATAATTAATAATTGCCTCTAAAGAGTCTCTTGCCCAATGTTGTGAGTTTCCTCATTCaaatgacgacgacgacgacgacggcgacgacggcgacgagCTATTGTTGACTACGGGGACGACGATGACAACGACAAGACTAAGCGACTGGTGCAAATTGAATTGTATAAAACGCACTTTGATCTCTCTCCTTGTGAAAGAGAGATCAACGACAGCTTATTGTGAAGGTTAGGGCAATTGTAAAGATATTCTCATTTAACTCTTTCTCTCGTCCACTGTAGCTTTATTTCGGGCATCACTTTATTGGGCACACCCACAGAGGTATATCTATATGGAgcacaatatatgtatattatggGTTCCCTCATTCTTATGGGGGTCTGTATGTACTACATCTTTCTGCCCGTCTTCCATGAGCTCAATCTGATCTCAACGTATAAGGTGAGAATTCTGATTCTTCCATTGGTTTTTGGTCAATTGttcttttgtgttttagtATCTGGAACAGCGCTATAATCGCAGTTTACGGCTCTTTGGCTCCGTCATGTTCATAGTGGCTTCGGTAAGAGAATAAACTCGATAACGATAATGATTTCCAATCTTATTTCAATCTTTGCTTATTGTTGTAGCTACTTTGGCTACCTATTGTGATCTATGTGCCAGCTATAGCCTTCAATCAGGCCACAGGCGTGAATATCCACATTGTCACCCCGGTGGTGTGTGTTGTCTGCATCTTCTACACCTGCATTGGAGGCCTCAAGGCAGTTGTCTGGACGGATGTCATACAGACATTGATTATGTTTGGCGCCATGGCATTGGTTCTGATTAAGGGGACCCTAGACATTGGTGGTCCGTCGGTGGTGTGGCAACGAGCCCGCGAAACCACACGAGTGGAGGCCCCGAGTTTCAACTTGGACTTGCGAGAACGTTACACCTTCTATTCTCTGGTTCTGGGTGGAGTGGCCCATTGGCTGAAATCGAATGCCATCAGTCAGAATATGATTCAGCGGTATTTATCGTTGCCCACACTGCGACATGCTCGCATTGCCATCTGGACTTTCATAGCCGGAGTTCTAACGTTTCTACTGATTTGTGGTTATACGGGCTTGCTGATCTACGCCACCTACGCCCAGTGTGATCCATTGGAGACCAAACTGGCCCAGCGAAACGATCAGCTCTTGCCGTTGTTAGTAATGGAAACCCTGGGATCGTATCCCGGCCTGCCGGGTGTATTTGTGGCCGGTGTTTTCAGTGCTGCCCTCTCTTCCTTATCCACGGGCCTCAACTCCCTGTCCGCTGTAATACTGGAGGACTTTGTCAAGACATTTTACGGCAAACCCCTCAGCGAATCGCAGACATCATTCGTAATGCGTAGCGTGgtcgttgtttttggcattctgtTTGTGGCTCTCGTTTTTGCTGTAGAGAAACTTGGTGCGGTTCTTCAACTGACTGTGACCCTCTCGTCGGTGGCCAATGGACCCTTATTGGGTATTTTCACAGCCGGCGTCCTCTTGCCATGGGTCAACTCAAAGGGGGCCCTGCTGGGTGGCTTCAGTTCACTTCTCGTTATGATCTGGATGTGTGTTAGTGCCCAACGAGATTTGGTGACTGGCGATTTGGTTTATCGAAGGAAACCGTACTCAACCATGGGCTGTAATTATACATATGCCGGAGAGCCGAGTGATTTCAGTAGTTTGCCATCCTCATTGGATGCAGCAATGAGGTGAGTGATCACGAGAAGTGTGAGTAATATTTTGTAAGCCATTTTCTTTGCCCTCGTTTCCAGTCCCGCTTCGGCAGCTCCCTTTCAGCTGTATCGCATCTCTTATCTGTATTTCACGCTTTTCGGTGCCCTCGTGACCATTGTGGTCGGGCTCATCACTAGTTTAGTGCTAAATGAATCCGATTTGGATGCAGTTGATCCGCGCCTGCTCACTCCCTTCGTGCGACGATGGTTGGAACGACGTCGCCAAAAACGATCAGAGGTGCCGGTCACCAAAGGATGCAGGATACAGGAGACAGCCACGTGATGATACCAAAGAGAAACCTTCCAAGTGCCATACAGAAAATGTTCcttttacaaattttgtttgttttttgtttttgtttttttttttttttgttcgggTTTGCCATGTAGCAttagcaaatatttaaaataaaatacagtTCATAATTATTTGCAAAAGGAGAAATGGGTTCAAAGCAACAGAAGAATCAAGGATGGGGCACTAGTGACGGGGGGTGGGTTGAGTGGGGGTAAGGGGCTGCCTTTTTGTGTAATTAGAAAAATGCCCGAAGCCTGGATAGAAAACCAAGGCGAGGAACTAACTAAAAATCAAAGCGAAAAGTTTAACTGGGAACACTTATGACTGTCTGGGGTAAGTTTGCtatttttctgctttttgtttttaatcttttttgtGGGGAactcaaaaaagaaataaaaacaaaaacaacaagcaaGTTGTCATGctgactttggtataccatgcaccatgCGAGGCAAGCACTGGCATTTGTAAgaatctacatatatacaacatTTTCTGGCTAGATCGACTTTATCGGAAGTGTTTCGTTTTAGTGTCCGTTTTACACTTCTGGCAACCAACTAATATAGCATTTCACTCTTTGGCTGCATGGTATAATGTGGGTAAAGGGTTCTAATTGAATATTTACAGTCTCTATGTGTGTGGTTCAACTAGTTTTGCCCCACACCCCGTGACCACTCGCTCTCCAAAGCTTTATTTGTATGTTTAGGTCGTTTATGCAGCAAATTGAATTGTTAATGAGCTGACAAATGTTTGCAAAATTAGTTTCCACTCAGCAGAAGGATTGGAACGGGGAGGGGCAAGACCAGGAGCAGAGGCAAGAGAAGAAGTGGTGTCATTTTCATTGCCGCCACATTGATAGAGTAATGGAAACACTGTTCTCAAGCAGACCGACCACACCCACATATATCATTATAAGTATAGAATTTCCATCTTCCCCTTCTTTCCCTTCTACTTTCTcagactctctctctctccctctctccctccctttctctctatctctatctctgtctcaTGTTTTCTGTTAATAAGCTGCGCCTGCACAAAAGAAGTCAGCAGGCGGTTGAAATGCCATCAGTTGTGCATAATGACATGGACATCGGTTGGTCGATGGGGGTGGTGGGGATGGTGGTGGCGCCATCTAGCGACGCACATGTATGGAAGCAAGAGCGATGGTTAGAACGACAGTTGTCAT contains:
- the LOC6644614 gene encoding sodium-coupled monocarboxylate transporter 1, coding for MHVEELRASLQSFGWPDYLVFCLMLAICAVIGIYFCLQLRRETRTKRKSVSSSAEEAADSAASYLVGGRQMKIFPITMSLIASFISGITLLGTPTEVYLYGAQYMYIMGSLILMGVCMYYIFLPVFHELNLISTYKYLEQRYNRSLRLFGSVMFIVASLLWLPIVIYVPAIAFNQATGVNIHIVTPVVCVVCIFYTCIGGLKAVVWTDVIQTLIMFGAMALVLIKGTLDIGGPSVVWQRARETTRVEAPSFNLDLRERYTFYSLVLGGVAHWLKSNAISQNMIQRYLSLPTLRHARIAIWTFIAGVLTFLLICGYTGLLIYATYAQCDPLETKLAQRNDQLLPLLVMETLGSYPGLPGVFVAGVFSAALSSLSTGLNSLSAVILEDFVKTFYGKPLSESQTSFVMRSVVVVFGILFVALVFAVEKLGAVLQLTVTLSSVANGPLLGIFTAGVLLPWVNSKGALLGGFSSLLVMIWMCVSAQRDLVTGDLVYRRKPYSTMGCNYTYAGEPSDFSSLPSSLDAAMSPASAAPFQLYRISYLYFTLFGALVTIVVGLITSLVLNESDLDAVDPRLLTPFVRRWLERRRQKRSEVPVTKGCRIQETAT